GGCTTATTTGTTTCAAAGTTAAGCATCATtgattttattgaaataattttgaatcGTTACACTTCAAAtgtgtttttccttttcatggAAAAACGTGATAATTGATTTTCAACATCAAAACAACATTATCTGACTCGTTAAATAGTTAGTGAAACTTGTATTTTTTGTGAGTTCAAATGAATTGTAGTCAATaatagagaatttttttttgaaagattgttataaaatatatcgCTAACATTTCACAGTTAGAAGTCCTATCTTTTGCAGAAGGCAACAGCTAATTTGGCAAACCAGAGAGTAGCAAGTcctattctatatatataaaaaaagtagcaTGAGAAGATCATAATTGCTGGAAATAAGCTAGCTTAAATTTAGGTATCGGTACAAGACAAACTGATAAGTGATAATGATATTTGGCTCTATTACATGGTTAGTAGTAATGCACCTTTCTATCAAATTCACCTCACTTAATTGATGACCGACAATCCCATTTTGTCTGCAATATTTTCAAGGTGACAATCAGTATTGATTTTTCTGCTATGAACATGATGAAAACAATGAATTTTGTTTCCGAAAGTGCTTCCATTATTGGACCTACTATACCACTCAATAATACCAGAAGAGTACTGCTGCTGGAATAACTACCAAATATATTTTCCATTATGAACCATAAAATGATacattattattacaaaaaaagggcaccctaaaagaagagaaaaattctTGATTTTTATGAGTAATCTATACTTCATTCTGTTCTCATGGCTTTGATCCAATCAAGTTCAACTCTGAAATCACCTGGTCCAGATCTAGCACCTGGGACACCACCCTCAGCATTGACAGATAGAGACATGCCCAAAACACGGGATGGATTCATTTCGATTTGTGCATCTATAACATTCCCTCTCCAAGTAGGTAAATATCGAGCTAGAGGAATCTGGCCaatcaatgaaattaataagcATATGACACCCAATATGTTGATATAGAAATCAACTAGGTACaaacaacagcagcagcaaaaaccttatcccactaggtaaGGTTAGTTACATGGATCACACAGTAACATTGGACTCAATTAAAGACCATGAGTGATCCATGTTTAGTATTTCGACAAATTTTACATTAGCTGCTGAGGACCTAACATAACCCTCCTTGTTTACCCAGATTTGGGGTTGACTATGAAACAATGCCAGTGTTCGACTAGGTACCTAACCTAGCAAAAAATATTCCATCATATGTTGATATGTTCTCAACTCAATTTCAAATAGTAAAGATCAATGCCCAGCAAGACCTGGTTTATTCACTAACAACATTGATACTTTCATGATGAGTAGCAACCATGACAGATtgtgataaaaaagataaaagtattTCTGAATATAAGCACACCGAAAATTAAATGTTAAGCATACGATCTGCAGAGCCATGTAAGACACATTTATTATGCACAAAAGCTGCCTCCTATAAAGCACATATATGATACAACTAGAAAACAGGAATAtggcaaattttaaaaattataagacatGACATGAATCACACAACTATAATCTAACAGATAAAACTAGAATAGAATTAACATAAAGGACACTTTAAATCAAAATAGATAATCAGTGTTTAAAAAAGTGTCATTGTAAAGACAATAGAAAGCCGTAATTTATCTCGTTATTGAGATATCCACCcctgtttaaaaaataaaagaaatactctTAGAACTATTCAAATTGCCCATAAAATCTCAAACATATATAGGTGTCTGATTCTGACATGTCAATGACACAAACATGACTACTGTTGTTTTGAAGTGTCTATGCTTACTTGGTTGCCTCCAATAATGCCTCAGAAGCTTTCCAACTTACATAGTCTATGATTGTGTTAAACCATAAATTTTTTAGAGATTTGTAATTGTATAATCAAAGCAAAATGGTACACTATTCCTAATCACACCTAGACCTTTCATAAACATTGCAGTGGTAAAGCTTCTAAAGAAGCAGATGGAAAGCTACAAGAGCAATGTGCATGAGCTTTCATTGAATCTACTCTGAGTTATCCAAGTCCTAATTTTCCCAAAGAAAAACCTATCACACCATAACATCAAGGTAACTACTTTTCACCATTTAATTTggaataactaataaaaaactCTATGGCAGGAAAAGCATTCATAAGTCATAACCACTAAGCAACAGGCCATTGTATATATCACTCAAATTAATTGAGCAGACATCCTACAAAATTGCAGGTTTTCACAAGACCACCAATCATGAGTCATTACAATGTAAGCAGTGAGATGCAAATAGAACTTACCTTGGTAATGTACCAGTTGCCTTCAGGCACATAAACAAAAGCTTGCCATGAATTATCTTCCATCTGTCCAGGTGAATTGACCCAATTCTCTGTGTAGATCTGCACCAAAATCATCCCGGTCACAATACTCACAAGACCACCAAAGAAATGAAATTTAAGCCCTCTAGATTTCCTAGCATAAAATTTTGGCCCTGACAATGAAAAATTTCACTCACCGTAGATATATAACATCTTCCATCTCCTTTAAGTTTCATAGCAATAGTATCATATGAATCCAAATCAATAAAGCCATCAAACTGCAAAGATGCAAAGAATTGTGTAAAGATAACACATTCAATATAGACTTTACACTGCCAACTAATCAGAAATCAccatgatataattttaaaatagttattataaaaatcaacaatcttatcatacTTCATAGTTCATAAATACATAACAACATAGGATAGGATGATCGTATAAAAATCCTTTACACTATCAgtacattataattaaattctttaatatttaaaaaaaagcacCAATAATCACATTAATTAAATCCAATATGCTTGTTTTTGCAAAAAAGCAACCTTTTTTGAGCGCATTCCACAGAAGCCACTCCGAGTGATGTTCCATTTAGAGCCCTCAGAGACATCCAGAGAAAGGTTCCCGGAGAAGATTCCAGAAGTTGCTCCATTTTCCGACTCAGTTATCTGCAGAGAGGCAGAGGACAAACCTGGGTAACACCGAAACATTAAAAACCCCGAAAACTAAAACAACTTAAAATGCAAACTTTACTAGAACGAATGAAGTAGTGGCATGAAATGAATCACCCCACCTCCAAATTCAGAATCAGAATACAAATGccacttgcttaactcttgctTGGAATTGAAGCTGAAGATGGGTCTCTCCGGTGGTGGCATCAAATCATCAAGATTACCAGATATAACTTTTGTTTCAATGCACACAAAGAGTTAGAGAGAGATCAAGCATTTTGAGAAAGAGAGAATGAACGAAGATTGAAAAACATATAGTACCTTTCTTAGTAGCATCAACTGAAGCTTGGATCAGTCTTCGCAATCTCgacatctctctctctctgtcacCGCCACCACCAACAGTGGCGACAGCTTCAACCATCAACCATATCAGTAAATGGGCCTAAGGGGCAAATGCAAGGGCCTTCTTTTTTGGGCTTCTTCAGATTGTATGGCCCAACTTTACAAccccaaaacaaacaaaaaatatgaataataaaaaaatgaaagactaaaaatagacaaaaaaaatattatagagatTAAAACTCAAAATCTATGAAATTCATAGGGATTTGTAAACTTCACATTATGTTTCTTAACACTAAACtattgattttaaactttatatttgtattaaaaTGAGAGTCAACAccttaatgaataaaattaaaaacaatcgagattaaaattaattttaagtgaataaaaaatgagaatcaGT
This region of Glycine max cultivar Williams 82 chromosome 7, Glycine_max_v4.0, whole genome shotgun sequence genomic DNA includes:
- the LOC100527833 gene encoding mitochondrial complex I intermediate-associated protein 30-like protein; amino-acid sequence: MSRLRRLIQASVDATKKVISGNLDDLMPPPERPIFSFNSKQELSKWHLYSDSEFGGLSSASLQITESENGATSGIFSGNLSLDVSEGSKWNITRSGFCGMRSKKFDGFIDLDSYDTIAMKLKGDGRCYISTIYTENWVNSPGQMEDNSWQAFVYVPEGNWYITKIPLARYLPTWRGNVIDAQIEMNPSRVLGMSLSVNAEGGVPGARSGPGDFRVELDWIKAMRTE